Within Leptospira dzoumogneensis, the genomic segment TTTAGCGATTATTCTTCCGTTCTTGTTCTTGTTTTTTTCCGGGTCGACATTTTCCGGAACTGCCAAACCTCAGATTAAGGATTTTAATTTCGAGGCAGGAATGTCCAAGGTAGATATCACAGGACCTCCGACCGGGATCATGTTCTGGGGTTATGCTCAAGAAGGCCAAAAAGGAGAAGGTATACATCTACGACAATTCGCAAGGGCCCTGGTCATCAAAGATCCTAAAACCGGAAAAGTATTAGCGTATGTAACTGCGGAACTAGGCGGAGTCCCTCATGAAATACAAAGAGATGTAGTAGCTCGATTGAAGAAGGAAGTGGATCCTAATTTCAATTTAGCGAATGTTCTTCTGAACGCTTCTCATACTCATAGCGCTCCAGCCGGATTTTTTCACTATATTCAAAATTCAATATATACTACTAAGTTTTTTCCCGAATATTATTCGGTAATCACAAACGGTATCTTTCAGGCTATTAAAGAGGCTTATTCCAAGAAAGAAATAGCTCAGTTATTGATCGGAAGCGCAATTGTAGAAGGAGCCGGAGTCAACCGTTCCTTAGCTGCCTACCAAGCAAATCCTAAGGAAGAAAGAGATAAATATAATTCTGATACGGATAAAACTATGATCCAAATTTCTGTGAATACCAGAAGAGGTGTAATCGGGATCGTAAACTGGTTCGGGGTCCATACTACAAGTATGACATTCGACAATCATTTAGTATCTACGGATAATAAAGGATACGCTTCTTATCTTTCGGAATTTGAAGCCGCAAAAAGAGGACAAAAGGATTTTATCGCGATCTTTGCCCAAGCAAATGAAGGAGATGTGACTCCCAACCTGAATCTGAACAATACAGGTCCTGGAAAGGATATGTTCGAAAGTACAAAGATCATCGGGGAAAGACAATATCTTGCGAGTTCTAAGATCTTAAATGATGAAAATCTGAGAGCATTACCTTCCGGTCTCAATTATACTCAATCCTTTATAGATATGCCAAACTCGATCGTTCGTAAGGAATTTTCAGAAACTGGAAAAGACGAAAGAACTTGTTTGTCAGCTTACGGATATGCATTAGCGGCAGGTTCGACGGAAGAAGGCGGAGGGCATTGGCTTTTCCACGAAGGAATGAAGGACGAAGACAGGAAATTCTATATCGATTGGCTGGCCGCAAGATTACTACAGGCTCCAAGCGATGATTTGAGAGTTTGTCAAAAACCTAAAGCGATCCTTTTCCCTATGGGAGAAACAAAACCGGATCCTTCTCTTTCTCAAATTCTACCTTTGGGACTTGCTACAATCGGCGATTTTGCCCTGATCGTTTCACCTAATGAAGTCACTACGATGTCCAGTAGAAGGATGAAAGAAACAGTCAAAAAAGTTTTAGGCTCTAAGATCAAAGACATCGCTCTTTCGGGACTGACCAACGATTTCGCAGGATATATCACTACCAAGGAAGAATATTCTACCCAACAATACGAAGGAGGTCATACACTTCATGGTCCGTTTAGCTTAGATCTTTTCAGACAAGAATACGACAGACTTGCAAATGATCTTTTGCAGAATAAAACAAGCAACCAAGGACCTTCTCCCAAAGACCTAAGTTCTACAGTTGTAGGCACTGATGTTCCGAATAGAGATAAGATCTCTTCTTTCGAACCTAATATCAAAACCCCAAATAGGAGTGTTGCAAAGATTGGAGAAACAGTTTCTTGCGAAGTGAGTTCCGTAAATCCGAACATCTCTTATCCAAAACAAAAATCCTATTTTGATGTGGAGAAAAAAGAAGGAGATAAATGGATCACCGCTTATACGGATTCCAGTTGGGCCACTAAATTCTATTATAAAAGATCATTCTTACCTTTGTTCGATGATAAGATCCGATTGGTTTGGGAAACGGATAAGAATGATGTGCCTGGAGTTTATAGACTAAAACATTCTTCCTTCTATCTAAACAAGGAAGGGAAAGAAGTCCCATTCTCCATTGATTGCCCCGAATTCGAATTAAAATAGTATGACTCGGAAACGATGTAAATTGGAATGGTAGTACACCGTATTGATCTGCAGTTAATGACTGCGTAGTATTTAATATTTTTAGGACTGGAAAAATGGAAGAAGCAGTTTTGTTGGACGGGATCCGCACCCCTTTCGGAAATTTCGGCGGAACATTAAAAGATGTAAGCGCAGTGGATTTAGGAGTACTAGTTTCCAAATCCTTGCTGGAAAGAACAGGAGTCAATCCTTCCGATATAGGTGAGTCTATTTTCGGGAACGTGGTCCCTACAGGAAAAGAAGCTATCTATCTCGCTAGACATATTGGACTCAAGACCGGATTACCGATCACAGTTCCTGCCCTGACCTTGAACAGACTTTGCGGTTCCGGAATGGAAGCAATCATCCAAGCGGCTAAAAAAATCTACTTGGGAGAATCGGAAGCGGTTCTTGCAGGTGGATCCGAGTCCATGAGCAATGCGCCTTACGTTGTGCGTAACGCAAGATGGGGAGTTAAATACGGTTCCGCTGAATTCGAAGATTCATTAGAGCAAGGACTTACTGACCAATACGTTGGACTTATCATGGGCGCTACTGCGGAAAATCTTGCAGACCAATACAAGATCAGCAGAACAGAACAAGATGAATGGGCAGGCATCTCCCAAACTAGGGCGGAAAAAGCTACGGTAGAAGGTAGACTAAAAGAAGAAATCCTTCCTGTGACCGTTGGCGGAAAAAAACCGGTTACATTAGAAAAAGATGAATTTATCAAAGGTGCCGCTTCTATCGAAAAACTTTCAGGTTTAAGACCAGCATTTAGGGAAGGTGGAACAGTTACCGCAGGAAACGCGTCCGGTTTGAATGACGGAGCTGCTGCTACAATTATTACTTCCGCCTCTTACGCTAAAAAGATCGGTAAAAAACCTTTAGCAATCATCAGAGGATACGGACATGCGGGATGTGATCCTGCAAAAATGGGGATCGGACCTGCGTTAGCGATCCCGATCGCTCTTAAAAAAGCGGGCTTAAAACTTTCAGACATGAGCCTTGTAGAAGTGAACGAAGCGTTTGCAGCTCAGTATCTTGCTGTCCAAAAAGAATTGGGCCTAAATCCTGAGATCACGAACGTAAACGGCGGAGCAGTCGCGATCGGACATCCACTCGGAGCAAGCGGTGCGAGAGTGACGATCACTTTGGCTTACGAACTTAGAAGAAGAAAGGCAAAATACGGAGTCGCTTCTCTATGTATCGGTGGTGGCCAAGGGATCGCTCTTATCCTGGAAAACCCGGAAGCATAATAAAAAAAGACTAGGTCCCGCTTAAATTTGCAGGACCTAGTCCAGTTCTCACTTCCCTAGTTTACGCTTTTATAATCTTTTTTCCAATTCGAAAGCTTCTGCCAAAAGTTCGTAAGAACGAACCCTGTCTTTAAAATCATAAGTGATCGTAGAAACCACTACTTCATCAATCCCATATTCTTCGGTCAGATCTAAAATCCTTTTTTTAACCGTATCGGGAGTCCCTGCAATCATTCTCCCCCGATTATACAATAATCTAACCCTTTCCATATCGGAATATACATAAGGTTTAATTTCTTCGTAAGAAAGTATACCCTCGCTGATCCCTTTTTCAATATTTAAAAGTTGTCTGTCCATTACAGCTTGTAGTTCTTCTGCCTTCTCTTTTGTATCCGCACATAACACGAATATTCCTACGCTTGCATAAGGAGTCAAAAGAGCTTCCGAAGGTTGGAATCGGTCTTTATAAGCTTGGATACTCGCATATCCTCCGGTAGGATTGATAAACTGAGCGAAAGATAGAGCGATTCCAAAATGAGCCGCAATCAAAGCGCTTTCTCCACTAGAAGTTAAGATCCAAAGTTCAGGACAGGTTTCCGCAACAGGGATCGCTTTTACCTTCTCTTGGATAGAATCAGGCTCCGCATTATCCGTCAAAAAATCCCGTAAATCCATCAACTGCTGTATAAAATCATTTTGGACAAAACTATTAGAAGGATTCAATATAGCGGCCGTTAGTCGATCTCCACCGGGGGCCCTGCCAAGCCCAAGATCTATTCTTCCCGGGAACAAAGTCTCTAACATTCTAAAATTTTCGGCGACTTTAAGAGAACTATGGTTGGGAAGCATGATACCGCCGGAACCCATACGGATCCCTTTTGTTTCACCAGCAAGATGAGAGATCAATACCTCCGGAGAAGATCCGGCCAGGCCAAGTATATTATGATGTTCTGAAACCCAATATCTATGGTAACCCAGCCTATCGGTAAGTTTTGCAAGTTCGATCGTCTCCTGGACGGCTTGGAATGCAGTCCCGCCCTTACGAATTGGAGACTGATCTAAAACACTTAATCGGATCATATTAGAATGCAGACTTGACCACTCCGCCATCCACTCTGAGTGCAGCACCATTTGTAGCGGAAGAAAGTGGAGAAGAAAGATACACTACCAAATTTGCGACTTCTTCCACTGTTGCGAATCTTTGTAAAAGAGAAGTTGGTCTTGCGTTTTTGAAAAATTCTTTTTCAACGGTTGCAGTGGAAACGTTTTGTTGTTTTGCTAGATCTTCTAAAAATCCTTCTACACCTTCGGAACGAGTTGGTCCCGGTAGAATAGAATTTACTGTTACATTGGTTCCTTTTGTGAGTTCCGCAATTCCTCTGCCCAAAGAGATCTGAGCACTTTTGGTAACTCCATAATGGATCATTTCATTCGGGATCTGTATCCCTGATTCACTCGATATAAATAAGATCCTTCCCCAATTCTTTTTAAGCATAGAAGGCAGATAGGCCCTGGAAAGTCGAACCCCGCTCAGAACGTTCAATTCGAAAAAACGGATCCAATCCTCGTCCGGGATTTCCACAAAATCTTTAGGTTCGAAGATCCCGACATTATTCACAAGAATATCTACATTAGGGAATTTTGATGCGATTTTATTTACTTCTTCCTTGCTGGAAAAATCCGCTTCTACTCCTAGAAGATTTGCTTTTGGGACTTTTTTCTGTATGGTAGAGATTGCCTCTTCTACCCTTGCCTTGGTCCTTCCGTTTACGATGACCTGTGCTCCTTCTGCCGCTAGGCCCGTGGCGATTGCGAGTCCGATCCCGGCGGTTGATCCTGTAACTAATGCTATTTTATCTTTGAGTTGGGTATCCATGTATTGTTTTCCATTACTTAGACGAGGCTAACGCGAGACTAGGCAAAAAGGGTTTTAGCCATGATTTGGTCTTAGGTCGGCTTCTAATTAAATCTTAGGATTTGCGGTAAGATATTTTACAGCAATTTTCGGGTTGTGCTAAATTCAAAAAATCTTTTATACTAAGGCAAGAAATGATCCTAAGTAAAGAAATCCAATCCCCTTTAGGAATACTTCTCGCGGGCGCAGTAAAAGAAGGTATCTGTCTTTTGGAATTCGCGGAAAAAGAGAGGCTGGAACTCCAACTCACTCGTCTCAAAAAAGTTTTCGGTGAGGATATCCAACCAGGAGAAAGTAAGTTTTTCCAACAGTTAGAAGAACAGCTTCAAGAATATTTCGAGGGCAAAAGAAAGGACTTCGATGTTCCTCTGGTAGTCTTAGGCACTGATTTTCAGAAAAAAGCTTGGGACGCACTGCATTCAGTAGTTTACGGAAAAACAAATTCTTACGAGGCCCAGGCAATCCGGATCGGTGATAAAAACGCAGTCCGCGCAGTTGCAAAAGCAAATGGAGAAAACAGGATAGCAATCCTGATCCCATGTCATAGGATCGTCGGCAAAAGTGGAGATTTGACAGGCTACGGTGGAGGTCTTTGGAGAAAAAAATTCCTGCTCGAGTTAGAGCAAAAATTTTCCGATTCTCCTACCTTACCTTTTTTCCGAGGTGAATAACAGAAGCGATACTTCCTGGGAATATTACACCTTCGAAAGGAGACCAACCACTCTTACTCTTTATATCTTCTTTTTTGAATGTAGTTGGAGTTTGAAAATCCAGAACGGTAAAACTTCCGCAGTAACCTTCTTCTATCTTTCCGAAACCTTTCCCGTATTCTTTAGGTAAAAATTCCGCCACGAAATCTCCTGGATTCTCCGCACAAATTTCAGAAATTTTTTCCAATGAAATTCCTGCAGTCTTATGCAGCCAGGTCACGAATAAAGAATACGTATCCAATTGAGAAATGCCGGATGTACCTTTTAGTTTTTCTTCTATAGAATGAGGTGCGTGATCGGTTGCTAAAAAATCGATCCAACCTTCTTTGACTCCTTGGAGAAGAGCATGTTTATCTTCGGGTCCTCTCAAAGGTGGATTCATTTGGAACCAATGACGATTTTCGTCGGTAAGCATGGTCCGATCAAAATATAAATGAGTGGGAGTCACTTCACATTTTACTTTGACTCCTCTCTTTCTTGCATCTATGATCTTCTTCAAACCTTCTTCCGTAGAATAATGGCATAACTTTCCGACCAGTTCATATTTTTCGATCAGGTAAAGTGCGAAGTCGGTAGCCAAAGTTTCCGCAATAGCGGGCCTTCTATCTTCATGATAAGTTTCGTTCTGGCTCTTTTCTAAAATTTCAGGATCTTCACAATGAAAACTAATATTACAACCTTTGTAATGGCGGATGGTCTCTTCTAACTGCTCATTGGAATAAAAGAATAATTCTCCGATAGAAGGACCCATGAACGCTTTATATGGAACATGTGCCTTTAAAGGTTTTGTATGAGGACCGATTCCTGCATATAAAGTGATACGAACAGGAGAATGATCTGCAAGTTCTCTCTTCTTGGAATAAGTAATATCATCCGTCGGAGGGATCGGATTATTAGGCATGTCCGCAATATGGATCACACCTCCATTGATCGCTGCATTTCCAGCGGATAAAAAATCCTCTTTGTATTTATGTTTTCCGGATTCATCTTCTCTTGCATGTACATGAATATCGCCGAAACCCGAAAAGATCGTAAACTTGTCCGGATCAAACGCCAGCTCTTCTGCATTAGAAGATTGTAATATTTTATCCTTTTGGATGGAAAGTATAAGTCCGGTTTTAGGGTCCAGTTCCACTGTCCCTATAAAAGATCCTTTGGAGTTTTGGAATTTTCCCGAAATTTTTCGGATTTGAGGAGCCATTAGCCCAGTATATCTCAGGCGCCTTTTTTTTCTATCGCATTCAAAAGTTTCGTAACTGCCGCAGAAGGTCCCTGCTCTTTACGAATTTGGATCGCAAGGTCCCTGGCCTCATCCAAACGATTTGTATGATAATACATATCCGCAAGATGCAGATTGTTCTGGGAATGACCTTCGGAGATAGATCTTAGCTCTTCCGACAAACGAATTGCTTCTTGGATATCTCCCATTTTTTTAGCACAATAAGAGAGTATAAAAAGCATTTCAGGATCTTTTACGATCCCCATCTCTCTTAATTCTTGCGCTGCCATATAAGCGGTTTGATAATCCTTGATCTTCAATCCAAGTTTTAAGATCAACTTAGAACGAACTGGATGTGGGTCCCGGCTTCCTTGTAGGTCAGAAAGGAATTTTTTCAATTCCGAAACTGAACTAGTCTTTTTGATCCTATCTGAAATTTCTTTCCAAGAAGAAATTCCTCCACCCGGTCCCGATGGAGCTTCATTCCGGTTAAAAGAAGAATATTCGGAACCTTCTTCCGTTCTGACGGACTGGATCATTCTATTAAATTGATCCGCTAAACTTCCGATCTCATCCCAAGCTTCCGGATGTAATTCTCTTTGTAGATCTCCCTCGGTAGCAAGTTCCAATGCGGAGTATAATCTATCCAAAGGATGGATCACGAAGAAGGAGAAAAACGAATTGATCGCAATAGAAAAAAGAAGAATACAAACTAAAAACGCAAGCACAGGTTTTTTCAAGAGCCCTGTCTCAAATGCCAAAAATTCCTGATACGGAATTCCGATCTCTTTCATTTGAGTTTTGCCCGGAGATTTTTGGATTACGGAATAATAATATTCTCCCATCGCAAGTCCTGGGATCCTTCTAAAATGAGGTTCTCCTTCCGGGATAAGTTCTCTCATTTGGTCCAATGTAAAACTGCGTAATGACTCCCCTTCTGCCGAAGAATTTTTAACGGATCCGGAAAGTATCTTTAAGAATAAGGAAAGTTTTTCGTCCTTAACATCCGGAGAGATCTGCTCTAAAATACCTTCCCGCAGATCTTTAGGAGGAAGATTTCGGACCTTTTTACGGATCTTCTCCAATCCTTTAGAAAAACCTATTAGATTTTCGGAATATTTCTCCGAACCTTTTAGAGACTCCGCAACCTTTGCGTAAGAAGGAAATTCCTTATTTAAAGCGGAAGGATTGTTCCAAATAAAAGAAAGTATCAGATCTCTTTTAGGTTCCGCAAAAAAAGAAGTCTCCAATCCTCCGGAGGCAGTCAGAACAAATCCGTCATTGTCCTGCACGGAAAGTGAATAAGAATCAGGAGAAAGATCCTGAGCCTTCAACCTTTCCTTAACCGTTTCGTTGAAAGACTCCAACCCGGGTTGTAAAAAGAGCCAACTGCTTCCCTGGAACACGAATAATATTAATAATATGATGCCGAGTAAAATAGGAGACCTAAGACTGAAAGCTTCTCCGGAGGCTCTTAAATGAATGAGCCAAGCAAGAAATAATGCAGTCAGAAAAATTGGATTCCAAAAAGAAAGTCCGATCGCTCTGTCTATAGGATAAGCGATCTCTTTCAGGTGGAAAAGGATCGTAGTCCCAAGCAAAAGTAAAAAAGGCACCCAAAGAGAAAGCGCCATTAGCTGAATGTCGGATCTATGCGCCTGGAAACCTCTCCAAACCCCAAAAAGTAATATTACAGAAACATAAAGCACCCCGAACCAAAAGATCACTCTTTCGTCGGCCCTATGGATTACGTCGTAGACTCCTCCACCGAAATCATAAACAGGTTTGGCAAATATCGTTCCTATTATATGCAGTACCAAAATGCTTAGGGCCAGAAAGTATCCGGCGCCTAATAAGATCCTTCCCGTCTTTTCGGAAGTCTGAGAATTCAGCAGAAAAAAATACAAACAAAGATGGGCGCATAGTAAAAACGCAGAAGGAAGCGAAACCCATCTATGTAAAAAGGAAAGAGGATGAAAAAAAGAAGTCCCGAGCAAAAAAGAAAGCTCGAGTAACGCGCAATATAAGAATACCCAGCCTAAATGTAAGGTTGTTTCGTACTTTTCCTTTCTAATTAATAGAAAAAAAGCGCAGAGCCCGGAAAGAATAAATCCGGTGAGATAACTGACGCTGGAAAAAGTTAAAACAGCCATGATGGTCAGAGCATCATTTCACACAAATGACTGCGAATTTGTTCGTGCTGGAACTTGGGGAAAAATCTCCGCTGCCTAAGTTTACGGTCATATAATCCCCTTTATCTCCTGCTGCACTTGTAGACCAAAACAATCCGATGGTTTTGATCTTTTTATCAGCTCTTTTGGAGAATGTCTTAAGCTCTTCCTTATCCGGAAGTCTCTTTCTTCTGGAAGAACAGTAACGAACTGCATCTTCCCAAGCTACAGGAGATCCGGCTTCTTCGTCCCATCCATGTTTTCCATAAACCGGGGTCTTATCCAAATATTCCTGAACGATAAAATATCCGAAAAACACGATCAATGCGACCGCAAGAAATCCAATCACTTTTACAAGAGTTCCTGAACTTCCTCCGGACTGATGAGGA encodes:
- a CDS encoding acetyl-CoA C-acetyltransferase, with translation MEEAVLLDGIRTPFGNFGGTLKDVSAVDLGVLVSKSLLERTGVNPSDIGESIFGNVVPTGKEAIYLARHIGLKTGLPITVPALTLNRLCGSGMEAIIQAAKKIYLGESEAVLAGGSESMSNAPYVVRNARWGVKYGSAEFEDSLEQGLTDQYVGLIMGATAENLADQYKISRTEQDEWAGISQTRAEKATVEGRLKEEILPVTVGGKKPVTLEKDEFIKGAASIEKLSGLRPAFREGGTVTAGNASGLNDGAAATIITSASYAKKIGKKPLAIIRGYGHAGCDPAKMGIGPALAIPIALKKAGLKLSDMSLVEVNEAFAAQYLAVQKELGLNPEITNVNGGAVAIGHPLGASGARVTITLAYELRRRKAKYGVASLCIGGGQGIALILENPEA
- a CDS encoding methylated-DNA--[protein]-cysteine S-methyltransferase, producing the protein MILSKEIQSPLGILLAGAVKEGICLLEFAEKERLELQLTRLKKVFGEDIQPGESKFFQQLEEQLQEYFEGKRKDFDVPLVVLGTDFQKKAWDALHSVVYGKTNSYEAQAIRIGDKNAVRAVAKANGENRIAILIPCHRIVGKSGDLTGYGGGLWRKKFLLELEQKFSDSPTLPFFRGE
- a CDS encoding tetratricopeptide repeat protein, translating into MAVLTFSSVSYLTGFILSGLCAFFLLIRKEKYETTLHLGWVFLYCALLELSFLLGTSFFHPLSFLHRWVSLPSAFLLCAHLCLYFFLLNSQTSEKTGRILLGAGYFLALSILVLHIIGTIFAKPVYDFGGGVYDVIHRADERVIFWFGVLYVSVILLFGVWRGFQAHRSDIQLMALSLWVPFLLLLGTTILFHLKEIAYPIDRAIGLSFWNPIFLTALFLAWLIHLRASGEAFSLRSPILLGIILLILFVFQGSSWLFLQPGLESFNETVKERLKAQDLSPDSYSLSVQDNDGFVLTASGGLETSFFAEPKRDLILSFIWNNPSALNKEFPSYAKVAESLKGSEKYSENLIGFSKGLEKIRKKVRNLPPKDLREGILEQISPDVKDEKLSLFLKILSGSVKNSSAEGESLRSFTLDQMRELIPEGEPHFRRIPGLAMGEYYYSVIQKSPGKTQMKEIGIPYQEFLAFETGLLKKPVLAFLVCILLFSIAINSFFSFFVIHPLDRLYSALELATEGDLQRELHPEAWDEIGSLADQFNRMIQSVRTEEGSEYSSFNRNEAPSGPGGGISSWKEISDRIKKTSSVSELKKFLSDLQGSRDPHPVRSKLILKLGLKIKDYQTAYMAAQELREMGIVKDPEMLFILSYCAKKMGDIQEAIRLSEELRSISEGHSQNNLHLADMYYHTNRLDEARDLAIQIRKEQGPSAAVTKLLNAIEKKGA
- a CDS encoding LIC_10572 family protein is translated as MANRRKPPRKTSGNKKQESSHKHPGGGNRGHQQKKRPEHGRQTRHQQHTVATKISETMKELPMKAPHQSGGSSGTLVKVIGFLAVALIVFFGYFIVQEYLDKTPVYGKHGWDEEAGSPVAWEDAVRYCSSRRKRLPDKEELKTFSKRADKKIKTIGLFWSTSAAGDKGDYMTVNLGSGDFSPSSSTNKFAVICVK
- a CDS encoding SDR family NAD(P)-dependent oxidoreductase, with translation MDTQLKDKIALVTGSTAGIGLAIATGLAAEGAQVIVNGRTKARVEEAISTIQKKVPKANLLGVEADFSSKEEVNKIASKFPNVDILVNNVGIFEPKDFVEIPDEDWIRFFELNVLSGVRLSRAYLPSMLKKNWGRILFISSESGIQIPNEMIHYGVTKSAQISLGRGIAELTKGTNVTVNSILPGPTRSEGVEGFLEDLAKQQNVSTATVEKEFFKNARPTSLLQRFATVEEVANLVVYLSSPLSSATNGAALRVDGGVVKSAF
- a CDS encoding LLM class flavin-dependent oxidoreductase, translated to MIRLSVLDQSPIRKGGTAFQAVQETIELAKLTDRLGYHRYWVSEHHNILGLAGSSPEVLISHLAGETKGIRMGSGGIMLPNHSSLKVAENFRMLETLFPGRIDLGLGRAPGGDRLTAAILNPSNSFVQNDFIQQLMDLRDFLTDNAEPDSIQEKVKAIPVAETCPELWILTSSGESALIAAHFGIALSFAQFINPTGGYASIQAYKDRFQPSEALLTPYASVGIFVLCADTKEKAEELQAVMDRQLLNIEKGISEGILSYEEIKPYVYSDMERVRLLYNRGRMIAGTPDTVKKRILDLTEEYGIDEVVVSTITYDFKDRVRSYELLAEAFELEKRL
- a CDS encoding amidohydrolase family protein, giving the protein MAPQIRKISGKFQNSKGSFIGTVELDPKTGLILSIQKDKILQSSNAEELAFDPDKFTIFSGFGDIHVHAREDESGKHKYKEDFLSAGNAAINGGVIHIADMPNNPIPPTDDITYSKKRELADHSPVRITLYAGIGPHTKPLKAHVPYKAFMGPSIGELFFYSNEQLEETIRHYKGCNISFHCEDPEILEKSQNETYHEDRRPAIAETLATDFALYLIEKYELVGKLCHYSTEEGLKKIIDARKRGVKVKCEVTPTHLYFDRTMLTDENRHWFQMNPPLRGPEDKHALLQGVKEGWIDFLATDHAPHSIEEKLKGTSGISQLDTYSLFVTWLHKTAGISLEKISEICAENPGDFVAEFLPKEYGKGFGKIEEGYCGSFTVLDFQTPTTFKKEDIKSKSGWSPFEGVIFPGSIASVIHLGKKVR
- a CDS encoding neutral/alkaline non-lysosomal ceramidase N-terminal domain-containing protein; its protein translation is MKKFSLAIILPFLFLFFSGSTFSGTAKPQIKDFNFEAGMSKVDITGPPTGIMFWGYAQEGQKGEGIHLRQFARALVIKDPKTGKVLAYVTAELGGVPHEIQRDVVARLKKEVDPNFNLANVLLNASHTHSAPAGFFHYIQNSIYTTKFFPEYYSVITNGIFQAIKEAYSKKEIAQLLIGSAIVEGAGVNRSLAAYQANPKEERDKYNSDTDKTMIQISVNTRRGVIGIVNWFGVHTTSMTFDNHLVSTDNKGYASYLSEFEAAKRGQKDFIAIFAQANEGDVTPNLNLNNTGPGKDMFESTKIIGERQYLASSKILNDENLRALPSGLNYTQSFIDMPNSIVRKEFSETGKDERTCLSAYGYALAAGSTEEGGGHWLFHEGMKDEDRKFYIDWLAARLLQAPSDDLRVCQKPKAILFPMGETKPDPSLSQILPLGLATIGDFALIVSPNEVTTMSSRRMKETVKKVLGSKIKDIALSGLTNDFAGYITTKEEYSTQQYEGGHTLHGPFSLDLFRQEYDRLANDLLQNKTSNQGPSPKDLSSTVVGTDVPNRDKISSFEPNIKTPNRSVAKIGETVSCEVSSVNPNISYPKQKSYFDVEKKEGDKWITAYTDSSWATKFYYKRSFLPLFDDKIRLVWETDKNDVPGVYRLKHSSFYLNKEGKEVPFSIDCPEFELK